The Corallococcus soli genome has a window encoding:
- a CDS encoding sensor histidine kinase, whose translation MKLSLATRIFLGYALVLLTFGTVSLFSVAELHRNRLEIRLVSQGYLQLSQDAAALETFQTSQEKDTERVLEQNSVETRRALIRLASLYYSPQMAQRLEAARAKAREVLTFAPKGEVPFVMELDARFGELSKNSQAYGHAVEAVFAALASESPEGDEVARATAELRQLEAAIGRELRVLRATLGNRIRERVDGAEERERRTGLTIIALSIMAIGVGVGVTAWSARTLRPVRTLIEGVSRIGKGDYSAQLGVRGDDEVALLAREFDQMARSLQAREAQLKSQAEALMRAEQLAAVGRISAQIVHEVRNPLSSIGLNVELLQDAVATAQFDSTDTAVEARELLCAVTSEVDRLTDVTEQYLRMARPARPDLEPEDITAVLDGVLDFTREELVRAGVEVVRDFAPGTPRVLADQGQLRQVFLNLLRNSREAMPSGGRLTVATQPREGDVEVSVRDTGNGMTEEVRRHLFEPFFTTKEGGTGLGLAVSQQILQAHGGSLSCQSIPGQGTTFVLRLPCA comes from the coding sequence GCTGCACCGCAACCGGCTGGAGATCCGGCTCGTCAGCCAGGGCTACCTCCAGCTCTCCCAGGACGCCGCCGCGCTGGAGACCTTCCAGACAAGCCAGGAGAAGGACACCGAGCGCGTGCTGGAGCAGAACAGCGTGGAGACGCGCCGCGCGCTCATCCGGCTGGCGAGCCTGTACTACTCGCCGCAGATGGCCCAGCGCCTGGAGGCCGCCCGCGCCAAGGCCCGCGAGGTGCTCACCTTCGCCCCCAAGGGCGAGGTGCCCTTCGTCATGGAGCTGGACGCCCGCTTCGGAGAGCTGTCGAAGAACTCCCAGGCCTACGGCCACGCGGTGGAGGCCGTGTTCGCCGCGCTCGCGTCCGAATCCCCGGAGGGCGACGAGGTGGCGCGCGCCACCGCCGAGCTGCGCCAGTTGGAGGCCGCCATCGGCCGGGAGCTGCGCGTGCTGCGCGCCACGCTGGGCAACCGCATCCGCGAGCGCGTGGACGGCGCGGAGGAGCGCGAGCGCCGCACCGGCCTCACCATCATCGCGCTGTCCATCATGGCCATTGGCGTGGGCGTGGGCGTCACCGCCTGGTCCGCCCGCACGCTGCGCCCGGTGCGCACCCTCATCGAGGGCGTGTCGCGCATCGGCAAGGGGGACTACTCCGCCCAACTGGGCGTGCGCGGCGACGACGAGGTGGCGCTGCTCGCCCGCGAGTTCGACCAGATGGCCCGCTCGCTCCAGGCCCGCGAGGCGCAGCTCAAGTCGCAGGCCGAGGCCCTGATGCGCGCGGAGCAGTTGGCCGCCGTGGGCCGCATCTCCGCGCAGATCGTCCACGAGGTGCGCAACCCGCTGTCCTCCATCGGCCTCAACGTGGAGCTGCTCCAGGACGCGGTGGCCACCGCGCAGTTCGACTCCACCGACACCGCCGTGGAGGCGCGCGAGCTGCTCTGCGCCGTCACCTCCGAGGTGGACCGGCTCACCGACGTCACGGAGCAGTACCTGCGCATGGCCCGCCCCGCCCGGCCGGACCTGGAGCCGGAGGACATCACCGCGGTGCTGGACGGCGTGCTCGACTTCACCCGCGAGGAACTGGTGCGCGCGGGCGTGGAGGTGGTGCGCGACTTCGCCCCCGGCACCCCCCGGGTGCTCGCGGACCAGGGGCAGCTGCGGCAGGTGTTCCTCAACCTGCTGCGCAACAGCCGCGAGGCCATGCCCTCCGGGGGGCGGCTCACCGTGGCCACCCAGCCCCGCGAGGGCGACGTGGAGGTGTCCGTCCGCGACACCGGCAACGGCATGACGGAGGAGGTCCGCCGGCACCTCTTCGAGCCCTTCTTCACCACCAAGGAGGGCGGCACGGGCCTGGGGCTCGCCGTGAGTCAGCAGATCCTCCAGGCCCACGGGGGCTCGCTCTCCTGCCAGAGTATTCCCGGCCAGGGGACGACCTTCGTGTTAAGGCTTCCCTGCGCATGA
- a CDS encoding M16 family metallopeptidase: MSFKPFRDVLPSGLRVVTVETPHLHTALLAVYVRTGSRHETAQNNGVSHYLEHLFFRGSEAWPDTVKMNAAVEEVGGNLNGATTRDHGYYYTPLHPSHLRVGMDVIGDMLTRPRLTDMEVERQIILEEMLDEVDEKGRDIDLDNLSKRLLFPDHPLSLKIAGTRESVKALTHAQVREHFARHYVAGNLVVTAAGRVRHSEVMALAERAFAHLPRGEASTEAPPPLIGPGPHFHFVTHDESQTEFKLTFRVVPEQHEDYPALQILRRLLDDGLSSRLPFEIVEKRGLAYSVSAGLDTYHDTGLFEIEAASAPEKASQVVAESLRVVAALCDEEVGAEELNRAKRRHRMLLEFSQDSPGELAGWFGGTELFRTPETFSHRADLVDRQTAAQVRDTARRYFTRENLVVVAVGQKKGQKALEKVVAEAALPSAVSAVPRG; the protein is encoded by the coding sequence ATGAGCTTTAAACCGTTCCGGGACGTGCTGCCCTCCGGGCTGCGCGTCGTCACCGTCGAGACGCCGCACCTGCACACCGCCCTCCTGGCCGTCTACGTCCGGACCGGCAGCCGTCATGAGACGGCGCAGAACAACGGCGTCAGCCACTACCTGGAGCACCTCTTCTTCCGCGGCAGCGAAGCCTGGCCGGACACGGTGAAGATGAACGCCGCCGTGGAGGAGGTGGGCGGCAACCTCAACGGGGCCACCACCCGCGACCACGGCTACTACTACACGCCGCTGCACCCGTCGCACCTGCGCGTGGGCATGGACGTCATCGGCGACATGCTCACCCGCCCCCGCCTCACCGACATGGAGGTGGAGCGGCAGATCATCCTGGAGGAGATGCTGGATGAGGTGGACGAGAAGGGTCGCGACATCGACCTGGACAACCTCTCCAAGCGCCTGCTCTTCCCGGACCACCCGCTGTCGCTGAAGATCGCCGGCACCCGCGAGTCCGTGAAGGCCCTCACCCACGCCCAGGTGCGTGAGCACTTCGCGCGCCACTACGTGGCCGGCAACCTGGTCGTCACCGCCGCGGGCCGCGTGCGCCACTCGGAGGTGATGGCGCTGGCGGAGCGCGCCTTCGCCCACCTGCCGCGCGGCGAGGCCTCCACCGAAGCGCCGCCCCCCCTCATCGGGCCCGGGCCGCACTTCCACTTCGTCACGCACGACGAGTCGCAGACGGAGTTCAAGCTCACCTTCCGCGTCGTGCCGGAGCAGCACGAGGACTACCCCGCGCTGCAGATCCTCCGGCGCCTGCTGGACGACGGCCTGTCGTCGCGGCTGCCGTTCGAAATCGTGGAGAAGCGCGGCCTGGCGTACTCGGTGAGCGCCGGGCTGGACACGTACCACGACACCGGCCTCTTCGAGATCGAGGCGGCCAGCGCGCCGGAGAAGGCGTCGCAGGTGGTGGCCGAGTCGCTGCGGGTGGTCGCCGCGCTGTGCGACGAGGAGGTGGGCGCGGAGGAGCTGAACCGCGCCAAGCGCCGCCACCGCATGCTGCTGGAGTTCTCCCAGGACTCACCGGGCGAGCTGGCCGGGTGGTTCGGCGGCACGGAGCTGTTCCGCACGCCGGAGACCTTCAGCCACCGCGCGGACCTGGTGGACCGCCAGACGGCGGCGCAGGTGCGCGACACGGCCCGGCGCTACTTCACCCGCGAGAACCTGGTGGTGGTCGCGGTGGGCCAGAAGAAGGGCCAGAAGGCGCTGGAGAAGGTGGTGGCGGAAGCCGCGCTGCCCTCCGCCGTCAGCGCCGTCCCCCGCGGATGA